Proteins co-encoded in one Thermochromatium tepidum ATCC 43061 genomic window:
- the fur gene encoding ferric iron uptake transcriptional regulator, with amino-acid sequence MKNEQIKQAGLKVTAPRVKILGILERSDKRHLSAEDVYKELLSQDEDIGLATVYRVLTQFEDAGLVCRRHFEGGQSVFELNSGEHHDHLVCIKCGAIVEFLDPTIESRQKRIAAEHHFKIKDHSLVVYGICPECQGKR; translated from the coding sequence TTGAAAAACGAGCAGATCAAACAGGCCGGACTCAAGGTGACGGCGCCGCGCGTCAAGATCCTGGGCATTCTCGAGCGCAGCGACAAGCGCCATCTGAGCGCTGAGGATGTCTACAAGGAGCTCCTGAGTCAGGATGAGGATATTGGTCTAGCCACCGTCTATCGCGTGCTGACCCAGTTCGAGGACGCCGGTCTCGTCTGTCGCCGTCACTTCGAGGGTGGTCAGTCGGTCTTCGAGCTCAACAGCGGCGAGCACCACGATCATCTGGTCTGCATCAAGTGCGGCGCGATCGTCGAGTTCCTCGACCCCACGATCGAGTCACGCCAAAAACGGATCGCCGCCGAGCATCACTTCAAGATCAAAGACCACTCACTCGTGGTCTACGGTATCTGTCCGGAGTGTCAAGGCAAGCGCTGA
- a CDS encoding outer membrane protein assembly factor BamE translates to MRKIFSFPILGSMMVSIAVTGCARDTKPDETRTSLLENLPFVYKMTVQQGNILTEEMVDALELGMTKRQVSLVLGTPPLVSFFHNNRWDYTYTLKHGHQPMEQRHLTLYFEGDQLVRIEGDLRPDPTRAAARKPEQILIEVPDYEAREGIVRKGLRTLGLEPKD, encoded by the coding sequence ATGCGAAAGATTTTCAGTTTTCCAATACTGGGTTCCATGATGGTCTCGATCGCCGTCACGGGATGCGCACGTGACACCAAGCCGGACGAGACGCGGACCTCGTTGCTGGAGAATCTGCCCTTCGTTTACAAGATGACGGTCCAGCAGGGCAACATCCTGACCGAGGAGATGGTCGATGCACTCGAGCTCGGCATGACCAAGCGTCAGGTTAGCTTGGTGCTGGGCACGCCGCCGCTGGTCAGTTTCTTCCATAACAATCGCTGGGACTACACCTATACCCTCAAGCATGGCCATCAGCCGATGGAACAGCGCCATCTGACCCTCTATTTCGAGGGCGATCAACTGGTGCGTATCGAGGGCGATCTGCGGCCCGACCCGACCCGCGCCGCCGCGCGCAAACCCGAGCAGATCCTGATCGAGGTGCCCGACTATGAGGCACGCGAAGGTATCGTCCGCAAGGGTCTGAGAACCCTTGGGCTGGAACCCAAGGACTGA
- the hemP gene encoding hemin uptake protein HemP, whose translation MPRTTSTANRRPEHLDKSALSPMPRTIDVRSLLGNDPFVMIEHGDCRYVLRMTRNNKLILTK comes from the coding sequence ATGCCTAGGACCACATCCACCGCCAATCGCCGTCCTGAACACCTCGACAAGAGCGCCCTGTCTCCAATGCCGCGCACGATCGACGTCCGATCATTGCTCGGCAATGATCCGTTCGTGATGATCGAGCACGGTGATTGTCGTTACGTCCTGCGGATGACGCGCAACAACAAGCTCATCCTGACCAAATAG
- a CDS encoding metal ABC transporter solute-binding protein, Zn/Mn family, whose translation MHLLSFIVLACLPTILLGADRIQVFVTVPPQQTFVEQIGGPQVQVEALVGAGSNPHTYEPSPGQIARLAESEVYFGVGLPMEGAWIKRILAVNPKLRVVDLSEGIARRRLEAHEHDGQGAKPDHHHEADGEQDPHIWTSPLLVIRMAERIAKTLDEIDPDRSTDYESRLADFVAALKDLDAEVRADLGRLKYRRFMVYHPSWGYFADTYGLTQIPIEAEGKEPGPRQLAALIDQARRENIRVILAQPQMSTKSAEQVAREIGGRVEVVDPLSADYIGTIRHLTRVLTSAEE comes from the coding sequence ATGCACCTTCTATCGTTCATCGTTCTGGCCTGCCTACCCACCATCCTGCTGGGTGCAGACCGGATCCAGGTCTTTGTCACCGTGCCGCCACAGCAGACCTTCGTCGAACAGATCGGCGGACCTCAGGTCCAGGTCGAGGCACTGGTCGGCGCCGGCTCCAACCCACATACCTATGAGCCGTCCCCCGGTCAGATCGCACGGCTGGCCGAGTCAGAGGTCTATTTTGGGGTCGGACTACCGATGGAGGGGGCCTGGATAAAACGGATTCTGGCTGTGAACCCGAAGCTTCGTGTTGTGGATCTCAGCGAAGGCATCGCCCGGCGCCGTCTCGAGGCGCATGAACATGATGGACAAGGAGCCAAGCCTGATCATCACCATGAAGCCGACGGCGAGCAGGATCCACACATCTGGACCAGCCCGCTGCTCGTGATCAGAATGGCAGAACGGATTGCCAAAACGCTCGATGAAATCGATCCGGATCGGTCCACCGACTATGAGTCACGGCTCGCAGATTTCGTCGCTGCGCTGAAGGATCTGGATGCCGAGGTTCGCGCCGATCTCGGACGGCTTAAGTACCGCCGCTTCATGGTCTATCACCCATCCTGGGGCTATTTTGCCGATACCTATGGACTCACTCAGATCCCCATCGAGGCCGAAGGCAAGGAACCTGGCCCGCGACAGCTGGCGGCCCTGATCGATCAGGCGCGACGTGAGAACATCCGGGTCATCCTGGCCCAGCCTCAGATGTCGACCAAGTCCGCCGAGCAGGTCGCCCGGGAGATCGGCGGACGGGTGGAGGTCGTGGATCCACTATCCGCCGACTATATCGGCACCATCCGCCACCTCACCCGCGTCCTGACCAGCGCCGAAGAGTGA
- the rlmE gene encoding 23S rRNA (uridine(2552)-2'-O)-methyltransferase RlmE — MSRSKSSRRWLDRHFNDPYVKRVQIDGYRSRAAYKLLEIQEKDLILRPGMRVVDLGAAPGSWSQIASNLVGTDGLVVALDILPMEPLPGVIVLQGDFREDEVLRCLRAAIGEAPLDLVLSDMAPNLTGTAVVDQTRAMYLVELALDLARTHLRPGGALVTKVFQGAGCDDYTRELRASFKQVVTRKPKSSRSESREVFLVAKGFRP; from the coding sequence ATGTCACGTAGCAAATCCAGCCGCCGCTGGCTCGACCGACACTTCAACGATCCCTATGTCAAGCGTGTCCAGATCGACGGCTACCGCTCGCGTGCGGCCTATAAACTGCTGGAGATCCAAGAGAAAGACCTTATTCTTAGACCAGGGATGCGGGTGGTCGACCTGGGCGCAGCGCCGGGGAGCTGGTCGCAGATCGCGAGCAACCTGGTTGGTACCGATGGCTTGGTGGTGGCCCTGGACATCTTGCCGATGGAACCCTTGCCGGGCGTCATCGTGCTCCAGGGTGATTTTCGCGAGGATGAGGTACTGAGGTGCTTGCGGGCGGCGATTGGTGAGGCGCCACTCGACCTGGTGCTCTCGGACATGGCGCCCAATCTCACGGGGACTGCGGTCGTGGATCAAACGCGCGCCATGTATTTGGTTGAGCTCGCGTTGGATCTGGCGCGCACGCATCTAAGGCCCGGCGGTGCGCTCGTTACCAAGGTCTTCCAAGGCGCGGGTTGCGACGACTACACCCGTGAGCTGCGTGCGAGTTTCAAACAGGTGGTCACACGCAAGCCCAAGTCCTCGCGCTCGGAGAGCCGTGAGGTGTTTCTAGTTGCCAAGGGCTTTCGCCCCTAG
- a CDS encoding type II toxin-antitoxin system RatA family toxin gives MPIIRKSALVPYSASRMFDLVYDVGSYPQFLPWCDSASVLSETEDRICGQIGVHRLGIRQTFSTCNRFERDRLMHIDLLDGPFRKLVGAWRFTPLREDASKVELELEFEFSGRLIDKAFGGVFNQIANTLVDAFCKRAEEVYGRD, from the coding sequence GTGCCCATCATCAGAAAAAGCGCCCTGGTACCCTATTCGGCCTCGCGCATGTTTGATCTCGTCTATGACGTTGGTTCCTATCCGCAATTTTTGCCCTGGTGCGACAGTGCTAGCGTGCTTTCCGAGACCGAGGATAGGATCTGCGGTCAGATCGGGGTGCATCGGCTGGGGATTCGCCAGACCTTCAGTACCTGCAATCGCTTCGAACGTGATCGGCTGATGCACATCGATCTGCTCGACGGGCCGTTCCGCAAGCTGGTGGGGGCCTGGCGCTTCACCCCGCTGCGCGAGGATGCGTCCAAGGTCGAGCTGGAACTTGAGTTCGAGTTCTCGGGGCGCCTGATCGACAAGGCGTTCGGCGGCGTCTTCAACCAGATCGCCAATACCCTCGTGGATGCCTTCTGCAAGCGTGCCGAGGAGGTCTATGGCCGTGACTGA
- the ftsH gene encoding ATP-dependent zinc metalloprotease FtsH, protein MAKNLLLWVVIAIVLMSVFNNFTATQSTPRNLDYSDFIAQVKQGGVKEVTIQDRLIEGVTDTGQRFSTYSPGDDGLVGDLINNNVIIKAVPPKGQPVLMQILINWFPLLILIALWIFFMRQMQGGVGGRGAMSFGKSRARMLSEDQVKVTFQDVAGADEAKEEVAEIVDFLRDPAKFQKLGGKIPKGVLMVGPPGTGKTLLARAIAGEAKVPFFTISGSDFVEMFVGVGASRVRDMFDQAKKHAPCIIFIDEIDAVGRHRGAGLGGGHDEREQTLNQLLVEMDGFEGNEGVIVIAATNRPDVLDPALLRPGRFDRQVVVPLPDVRGREQILKVHMRKVPVAEDVKASILARGTPGFSGADLANLVNEAALFAARANKKLVEMSDMEKAKDKILMGTERRSLVMTENEKRLTAYHESGHAIVGRLVPDHDPVHKVSIIPRGRALGVTLFLPEDDRFSYSKQRLESQISSLFGGRCAEELIFGPDSVTTGAQNDIHRATEIARNMVTKWGLSDRLGPLTYSEEEQEVFLGHSVTQHKSVSDETSHLIDEEIRRIIDRNYERARELLREHLDKLHAMAAALMKYETLDSAQIDDIMAGRAPRPPHDWEDDEPSRPAAAPGRHKDGADDGFEAGVGRPAGEH, encoded by the coding sequence ATGGCGAAAAATCTCTTGCTGTGGGTGGTCATCGCCATCGTGCTGATGTCCGTGTTCAACAACTTCACCGCGACCCAATCGACGCCTCGAAATCTGGATTACTCGGATTTCATCGCCCAGGTCAAGCAAGGCGGGGTCAAGGAGGTCACCATCCAGGATCGCCTGATCGAGGGCGTCACCGACACCGGTCAGCGCTTCAGCACCTACAGTCCGGGCGACGATGGGTTGGTGGGTGACCTGATCAACAACAATGTCATCATCAAGGCCGTGCCGCCCAAGGGGCAGCCGGTGCTGATGCAGATCCTCATCAACTGGTTCCCGCTGCTGATCCTGATCGCGCTCTGGATCTTCTTCATGCGTCAGATGCAGGGCGGCGTTGGTGGGCGTGGCGCCATGTCGTTTGGCAAGAGCCGCGCGCGCATGCTGTCTGAAGATCAGGTCAAGGTCACCTTTCAGGACGTCGCCGGGGCCGATGAGGCCAAAGAAGAGGTCGCCGAGATCGTCGACTTTCTCAGGGACCCGGCCAAGTTCCAGAAGCTTGGCGGTAAGATCCCCAAGGGTGTGCTCATGGTCGGCCCGCCTGGAACGGGCAAGACGCTCCTGGCGCGCGCCATCGCCGGCGAGGCCAAGGTGCCGTTCTTTACCATCTCGGGTTCGGACTTCGTCGAGATGTTTGTCGGTGTCGGGGCCTCGCGCGTGCGTGACATGTTCGACCAGGCCAAGAAGCATGCACCCTGCATCATCTTCATCGATGAGATCGACGCCGTGGGCCGGCATCGCGGTGCCGGTCTCGGCGGCGGTCATGACGAGCGCGAACAGACGCTCAATCAGCTCCTGGTCGAGATGGACGGCTTCGAGGGCAACGAGGGCGTGATCGTGATCGCCGCCACCAATAGACCCGATGTGCTCGATCCAGCGCTGCTGCGTCCCGGACGCTTTGACCGTCAAGTGGTGGTGCCGTTGCCGGACGTGCGCGGGCGTGAGCAGATCCTGAAGGTCCACATGCGCAAGGTGCCTGTCGCTGAGGATGTCAAGGCCTCCATCCTGGCGCGGGGTACGCCTGGTTTCTCGGGTGCCGATCTCGCCAATCTGGTCAACGAGGCGGCGCTCTTTGCCGCACGTGCCAACAAGAAGCTGGTCGAGATGAGCGACATGGAGAAGGCCAAGGACAAGATCCTGATGGGCACCGAGCGCCGGTCACTGGTCATGACCGAGAACGAAAAGAGGCTCACCGCCTATCACGAGTCGGGGCACGCCATCGTCGGGCGTCTGGTGCCAGATCACGACCCGGTGCACAAGGTCAGCATCATCCCGCGCGGTCGTGCGCTGGGCGTCACACTCTTCCTACCCGAGGACGACCGCTTCAGCTACAGCAAGCAGCGTCTTGAGAGTCAGATCTCCAGTCTGTTTGGGGGGCGCTGCGCCGAGGAGCTCATCTTTGGTCCGGACAGCGTGACCACGGGGGCGCAGAACGACATCCATCGTGCCACCGAGATCGCGCGCAACATGGTCACCAAATGGGGCCTATCCGATCGTCTGGGTCCGCTGACCTATAGCGAAGAAGAGCAGGAGGTCTTCCTTGGCCACTCGGTTACCCAGCACAAGAGCGTCTCGGACGAGACCTCGCACCTGATCGACGAGGAGATCAGGCGCATCATCGATCGCAACTACGAGCGGGCGCGCGAGCTGCTTCGGGAGCATCTCGACAAGCTGCATGCCATGGCCGCTGCGCTCATGAAGTACGAGACCCTCGACTCGGCCCAGATCGACGACATCATGGCCGGGCGCGCGCCGCGTCCGCCGCACGACTGGGAGGACGACGAGCCGTCGCGTCCGGCGGCTGCACCGGGGCGGCACAAGGATGGCGCCGACGATGGCTTCGAGGCCGGGGTTGGTCGTCCGGCGGGAGAGCACTGA
- a CDS encoding RnfH family protein: protein MAVTEYLRVSVAYVGADGQALRALEVRAGTSVGEAIEQSGLLRRFPEIDLDVNKVGIFGRLVKLDQPVEEGDRIEIYRPLIADPKTARKRRVT, encoded by the coding sequence ATGGCCGTGACTGAGTATCTGCGCGTCTCGGTCGCCTATGTCGGCGCAGACGGTCAGGCGCTGCGCGCACTGGAGGTGCGCGCCGGTACCAGCGTCGGTGAGGCCATCGAGCAGAGCGGTCTCCTGAGGCGGTTTCCTGAGATCGATCTCGACGTCAACAAGGTCGGTATCTTCGGACGGCTGGTCAAATTGGATCAGCCGGTCGAGGAGGGCGATCGGATCGAGATCTATCGCCCCCTGATCGCTGATCCCAAGACGGCGCGCAAGCGGCGCGTGACCTAA
- the glmM gene encoding phosphoglucosamine mutase, which translates to MRRYFGTDGIRGRVGEGHITPDFVLKLGWAAGRVLTNGRGKILIGKDTRISGYMFESALEAGLVAAGVDIRLLGPMTTPGVAYLTRTFRASAGIVITASHNPFDDNGIKFFSAEGDKLPDEVELAIESELEQPLRTVESSALGKVKRIDDANGRYIEFCKSTIPTSMNFRGLKLVVDCANGATYNTAPCVFEELGANVIRLGTEPDGFNINRGLGSTQPGALCEAVVREGADLGIAFDGDGDRVVMVDSRGTLINGDLLLYLIAKSRLRTGAMRGEVVGTLMSNLGLEHALKRLGIGFARTKVGDRYILERLKAGDGILGGEPSGHIICRDRTTTGDGIVSALQVLAALEQLNTRLEDLSREVELYPQVLINVRLDQPRDVLSLPEVRDAVATAENELMNGGGRVLLRPSGTEPLVRIMVEGRDRPQVERLAERLAEVVRAQITA; encoded by the coding sequence ATGCGACGCTATTTTGGCACCGACGGTATCCGCGGCCGGGTCGGCGAAGGGCATATCACGCCCGACTTCGTGCTCAAGCTCGGCTGGGCGGCCGGGCGTGTGCTGACCAACGGGCGCGGCAAGATCCTGATCGGCAAGGACACGCGCATCTCGGGCTATATGTTCGAGTCGGCCTTGGAGGCTGGACTGGTCGCCGCCGGGGTCGATATTCGGCTGCTTGGTCCCATGACTACGCCGGGCGTGGCCTATCTGACGCGCACCTTCCGCGCCAGCGCTGGTATCGTCATCACCGCCTCGCACAATCCATTCGACGACAACGGTATCAAGTTCTTCTCCGCCGAGGGCGACAAGCTGCCCGACGAGGTAGAACTGGCCATCGAGTCTGAGCTCGAGCAACCGCTGCGCACGGTCGAATCGAGCGCACTCGGCAAGGTCAAGCGCATCGACGACGCCAACGGGCGTTATATCGAGTTCTGCAAGAGCACCATCCCGACAAGCATGAACTTCCGGGGTCTCAAGCTAGTGGTCGACTGCGCCAATGGCGCGACCTACAACACCGCGCCCTGCGTCTTCGAAGAGCTCGGTGCCAACGTCATCCGGCTCGGCACTGAACCCGATGGCTTCAACATCAACCGGGGCCTCGGCTCGACCCAGCCGGGTGCGCTCTGCGAGGCGGTGGTGCGCGAGGGCGCAGACCTCGGCATCGCCTTCGATGGCGATGGCGACCGGGTCGTGATGGTGGATTCGCGCGGCACCCTGATCAACGGCGACCTGTTGCTTTATCTGATCGCCAAATCGCGTCTGCGCACAGGTGCCATGCGCGGCGAGGTGGTCGGTACCCTGATGAGCAATCTCGGTCTCGAGCACGCGCTCAAGCGGCTCGGCATCGGTTTTGCGCGTACTAAGGTCGGCGACCGCTACATCCTAGAGCGGCTCAAGGCCGGCGACGGTATCCTCGGTGGCGAACCCTCGGGTCACATCATCTGTCGCGACCGTACCACCACAGGCGACGGCATCGTCTCGGCACTCCAGGTGTTGGCGGCACTCGAGCAGCTCAACACCAGGCTCGAAGACCTCAGCCGCGAGGTCGAACTCTACCCACAGGTACTCATCAATGTGCGTCTCGACCAACCGCGCGATGTGCTGAGCCTGCCTGAGGTCCGGGACGCCGTCGCCACGGCCGAGAACGAGCTGATGAACGGGGGCGGCAGGGTGCTGCTCCGTCCATCCGGCACCGAACCCCTGGTGCGCATCATGGTCGAGGGTCGCGACCGCCCGCAGGTCGAACGACTCGCCGAGCGGCTCGCCGAGGTTGTGCGCGCTCAGATCACCGCTTGA
- the mfd gene encoding transcription-repair coupling factor: protein MSSSSTRPLHSPLDPPLPRRPGERQLWGRLYGAGTSLAIARVAARHSGLVLVVVDSIQAAATRRAELGFFLDGGEPPLLDFPDWETLAYDIFSPLPELVSERLLTLYRLPTLESGLLIVPVATLMQRLPPRDYVDGHSLVLAVGQRFDRDTMRRRLEQAGYTCVSQVLGHGEYAVRGSLLDVFPMGSRVPLRIDLFDDEIEGIRVFDPETQRSKDTLDQIRLLPAREFPFDEDAISGFRRRYRAAIAGDPQRSLIYREVSRGQAPGGLEYYLPLFFEQTATLFDYLPADTLVIEAVECRDTARAFFAEIEQRYAQRRHDSERPPLPPAQLYLTPEELAGRLNRLSGVIHQSDPIDQRRKGYAEVYHFSTQPLPPLTIQARSAHPDQALRAFLASAQRRLLFVAESNGRRELLAEQLKGFGIQTRPVAGWHKFLAGEADLALTVAPIEQGLLLEDAGLAVITESQLYGERVRQERRRRARERDSDAIIRNLTELSEGAPVVHEEHGVGRYLGLQTLTVGGVTTEFLMLEYANGDRLYVPVSSLHLISRYTGASPENAPLHKLGGDQWQRIKRRAAQEAHDVAAELLDIQARRAARQGIAFPTGGEDYAAFAAAFPFEETPDQQRAIESVLADMASPRPMDRVVCGDVGFGKTEVAMRAAFIAVQGGRQVVVLVPTTLLAHQHFENFSDRFADWAVRIESLSRFRTAREQKAVLNGLADGSIDIVIGTHKLLQPQIRFKRLGLVIIDEEHRFGVRHKERLKALRTEVDVLTLTATPIPRTLNLALSGLRDLSIIATPPVERHPIKTCVTPWDDALIREAVLRELKRGGQVYFLHNEVETIENLAQRLATLIPEARLAVAHGQLPERALERIMRDFYHQRFNLLVCTTIIESGIDIPSANTILINRADKLGLAQLHQLRGRVGRSHHRAYAYLLTPPTQAMTADAKKRLEAIEAMEDLGAGFTLATHDLEIRGAGELLGEEQSGQITEVGFTLYMEFLERAVAALKSGRVPELDRPLDHGPEIDLGIPALLPSDYLPDVQARLVFYKRIASARDREELHELQVEMIDRFGDLPEPARNLLEITALKLLIQPWGIRKIEAGPAGGRLLFTESPKIDPARLIALIQSRPKEYKLEGGNKLKFFCDMAEPGVRIHEVRRILKPLLD, encoded by the coding sequence ATGTCGTCGTCCTCAACCCGCCCCTTGCACTCTCCGCTCGACCCACCGCTGCCGCGTCGCCCGGGTGAACGTCAGCTCTGGGGCCGGCTCTATGGTGCCGGCACCTCGCTGGCGATCGCCAGGGTCGCCGCACGCCACTCCGGATTGGTCCTGGTGGTGGTCGATAGCATCCAGGCCGCTGCGACCCGACGCGCTGAACTGGGCTTCTTCCTGGACGGAGGCGAGCCTCCGCTCCTCGACTTTCCCGATTGGGAGACCCTCGCCTACGACATCTTCTCGCCCTTGCCCGAGCTGGTCTCGGAGCGACTGCTTACCCTGTATCGTCTGCCGACCCTGGAGTCGGGTCTGTTGATCGTCCCGGTCGCCACCCTGATGCAGCGTCTGCCGCCGCGTGACTATGTCGATGGCCATTCGCTGGTACTGGCCGTCGGCCAGCGGTTTGATCGCGACACCATGCGCCGCCGCCTGGAGCAGGCAGGCTATACCTGTGTCTCGCAGGTTCTCGGACACGGCGAATATGCGGTGCGGGGCTCGCTCTTGGATGTCTTCCCCATGGGGAGTCGGGTGCCGTTGCGGATCGATCTGTTCGACGACGAGATCGAGGGGATCCGGGTGTTCGATCCCGAGACCCAGCGCTCCAAGGATACACTCGACCAGATCCGGCTGCTGCCGGCGCGCGAGTTTCCGTTCGACGAGGACGCCATCTCGGGTTTCCGCCGCCGCTATCGCGCCGCCATCGCCGGCGATCCGCAACGCAGCCTCATCTATCGCGAGGTCTCCCGAGGTCAGGCGCCAGGCGGGCTCGAATACTATCTGCCGCTCTTCTTCGAGCAGACGGCCACGCTCTTCGACTATCTGCCCGCAGACACCCTGGTCATCGAGGCGGTCGAGTGTCGTGATACGGCGCGTGCCTTTTTCGCGGAGATCGAGCAGCGTTATGCGCAGCGTCGCCATGACAGCGAACGCCCACCCTTGCCACCCGCCCAGCTCTATCTGACTCCCGAGGAACTGGCCGGGCGGCTCAATCGGCTCTCGGGCGTCATCCATCAGTCAGACCCCATCGACCAGAGGCGCAAGGGCTATGCCGAGGTCTATCACTTCTCGACCCAGCCCCTGCCGCCACTGACCATCCAGGCGCGCAGCGCGCACCCAGACCAGGCCCTGCGCGCCTTTCTCGCCAGCGCGCAGCGGCGCCTGCTCTTCGTCGCCGAAAGCAACGGACGGCGCGAACTGCTGGCCGAGCAGCTCAAGGGCTTCGGCATCCAGACCCGTCCGGTCGCGGGTTGGCACAAATTCCTTGCCGGCGAGGCTGATCTCGCCCTGACGGTCGCCCCCATCGAGCAGGGTCTGCTGCTCGAAGACGCCGGGCTCGCCGTCATCACCGAAAGCCAGCTCTATGGCGAGCGGGTGCGTCAAGAACGGCGCCGACGTGCCCGCGAGCGCGACAGCGACGCCATCATCCGCAACCTCACCGAGCTGAGCGAGGGTGCACCCGTGGTCCATGAGGAGCACGGCGTCGGACGCTATCTAGGTCTCCAGACGCTCACAGTCGGTGGAGTGACCACCGAGTTCCTGATGCTCGAATATGCCAATGGCGACCGGCTCTATGTGCCGGTCAGCTCACTGCACCTGATCTCGCGCTACACCGGGGCCTCGCCAGAAAACGCCCCCTTGCACAAACTCGGGGGTGATCAGTGGCAGCGGATCAAGCGGCGTGCCGCGCAGGAGGCGCACGACGTGGCCGCCGAGCTGCTCGATATCCAGGCGCGGCGTGCCGCACGTCAGGGTATCGCCTTCCCGACGGGCGGTGAGGACTATGCCGCCTTCGCCGCCGCCTTTCCGTTCGAGGAGACACCGGATCAGCAACGCGCCATCGAGTCGGTGCTGGCCGACATGGCCAGTCCCAGGCCGATGGATCGCGTGGTCTGCGGTGACGTGGGGTTTGGCAAGACCGAGGTCGCCATGCGCGCCGCCTTCATCGCGGTCCAGGGCGGGCGGCAGGTCGTGGTCCTGGTGCCGACCACCCTGCTTGCGCACCAGCATTTCGAGAACTTCTCCGACCGTTTCGCCGATTGGGCGGTACGTATCGAGAGTCTGTCGCGCTTCCGCACCGCCAGGGAACAGAAGGCGGTGCTCAATGGGCTCGCCGATGGCAGCATCGACATCGTGATCGGGACCCACAAGCTGCTTCAGCCACAGATCCGATTCAAGCGACTCGGTCTGGTCATCATCGACGAGGAACATCGCTTCGGGGTGCGTCACAAAGAACGGCTGAAGGCGCTGCGCACTGAGGTCGATGTCTTGACGTTGACTGCCACCCCCATCCCGCGCACCCTCAACCTGGCCCTGTCCGGTCTGCGCGATCTTTCGATCATCGCCACCCCACCAGTGGAGCGCCATCCGATCAAGACCTGCGTTACCCCCTGGGACGACGCACTGATCCGAGAGGCGGTGTTGCGCGAGCTCAAGCGCGGCGGCCAGGTCTATTTCCTGCACAACGAAGTCGAGACCATCGAGAACCTGGCCCAGAGGCTCGCCACCCTGATCCCGGAGGCACGGCTAGCGGTCGCCCATGGTCAGCTGCCCGAGCGCGCGCTCGAACGCATCATGCGCGACTTCTACCACCAACGTTTCAACCTGCTGGTCTGTACCACCATCATCGAGAGCGGGATCGACATCCCCTCGGCCAACACCATCCTCATCAACCGCGCCGACAAACTGGGTCTGGCCCAGCTCCATCAATTGCGCGGTCGGGTCGGGCGCTCACACCATCGCGCCTATGCCTATCTCCTCACCCCCCCGACCCAGGCCATGACGGCGGATGCCAAGAAACGGCTGGAGGCGATCGAAGCGATGGAGGATCTGGGTGCCGGATTCACGCTCGCCACCCATGACCTGGAGATCCGCGGTGCGGGCGAGTTGCTGGGCGAGGAACAATCAGGCCAGATTACCGAGGTCGGTTTCACGCTCTATATGGAGTTTTTAGAGCGCGCGGTCGCGGCGCTGAAGTCAGGGCGCGTCCCTGAGCTCGATCGACCGCTCGATCACGGTCCCGAGATCGATCTCGGAATCCCGGCGCTCCTGCCGAGTGACTATCTACCCGATGTCCAGGCACGGTTGGTGTTTTACAAACGCATCGCCAGCGCACGCGATCGCGAGGAATTGCACGAATTGCAGGTCGAGATGATCGACCGCTTCGGAGACCTGCCCGAGCCGGCGAGGAATCTGCTCGAGATCACCGCACTCAAGCTCCTGATCCAACCCTGGGGCATCCGCAAGATCGAGGCCGGCCCGGCAGGCGGGCGCCTACTCTTCACCGAATCGCCCAAGATCGACCCGGCCCGACTCATCGCCCTGATCCAAAGCCGGCCCAAAGAATACAAGCTGGAAGGCGGCAACAAGCTGAAATTCTTTTGCGACATGGCCGAACCCGGAGTCCGGATCCACGAGGTTCGGCGCATCCTAAAACCTCTGCTGGACTGA